The following proteins are encoded in a genomic region of Sparus aurata chromosome 11, fSpaAur1.1, whole genome shotgun sequence:
- the fkbp8 gene encoding peptidyl-prolyl cis-trans isomerase FKBP8, whose protein sequence is MSEDEDIMDVSDSYEGALSAKKNGRTSLLDSGEDFELLNDEDIDDAPPPLEDAGGGKGKSMDETENKNADPDPPVPVDEWLDVLGNDQLKKKVLEAGEGRDSRPQKGQNVKINLKTYLKDGTLVEEQHDLCFTLGDGDVIQALDLTVQLMEMGEKALIQTDAKYAYGAWGSQEPEVPPNAELSLEAELLEATDAPDLELLHPAKKISLASHKRERGNAHYQRGDYAFAVNSYSIALQITESSSKVDISAEEEDELMDVKVKCLNNMAASQLKLDHYDAALKSCVSALAHQPENIKALFRMGKVLALQGEYTEAIQTLRKALKLEPSNKTIHAELSKLVKKHSEQRGAEQAMYKKMLGNPSSSSGSTQKHQAKSSWGLSWKWLFGATAVAIGGVALSVVIAARN, encoded by the exons ATGAGTGAAGACGAGGACATTATGGACGTCTCTGATAGCTATGAGGGTGCGCTATCAGCAAAGAAGAATGGACGGACCTCGTTGCTGGACAGCGGGGAGGACTTCGAGCTTTTAAACGATGAAGACATTGACGACGCTCCCCCTCCTCTGGAAGATGCCGGGGGTGGGAAAGGGAAAAGCATGGAtgagactgaaaataaaaatgcagatcCAGATCCTCCAGTTCCAGTGGATGAATGGTTGGATGTATTGG GTAATGACCAGCTGAAGAAAAAAGTCCTGGAGGCAGGGGAAGGGCGAGACAGTCGGCCACAGAAAGGACAGAATGTAAAGATTAATCTTAAAACATACCTGAAGGATGGGACACTTGTAGAGGAGCAGCATGACCTCTGTTTCACTCTTGGAGATGGAGATGTGATCCAG GCTCTGGATCTCACAGTGCAGCTCATGGAAATGGGAGAGAAAGCCCTCATTCAAACTGATGCAAAATATGCATATGGTGCCTGGGGGAG TCAGGAACCCGAGGTTCCCCCCAACGCTGAGCTGTCCCTAGAAGCTGAACTGCTAGAAGCTACTGATGCCCCAGACCTAGAGCTGCTGCACCCTGCAAAAAAGATTTCCCTGGCAAGccataagagagagagaggcaacgCTCATTATCAGCGTGGGGACTACGCTTTTGCTGTCAACTCGTATAGCATTGCCCTACAAATAACAGAGTCTAGTTCTAAAG tTGACATTAgtgctgaggaggaggatgagctTATGGATGTCAAAGTGAAGTGTTTAAACAACATGGCCGCTTCTCAGCTGAAACTGGACCACTATGATGCAGCACTTAAATCTTGTGTCTCAGCACTGGCACACCAGCCAGAGAACATAAAAGCACTTTTCCGTATGGGCAAG gTGTTAGCCTTGCAAGGTGAATACACAGAAGCCATTCAGACCTTGAGGAAGGCACTGAAGCTGGAACCAAGCAACAAG ACTATCCACGCAGAGCTGTCCAAGCTGGTGAAGAAGCActcggagcagagaggagcagagcaggCCATGTATAAGAAGATGCTGGGTAACCCGAGTAGTAGCAGTGGCagcacacaaaaacaccagGCCAAGTCTTCATGG GGTCTCAGCTGGAAGTGGCTATTCGGTGCCACTGCAGTAGCCATCGGTGGTGTAGCATTATCCGTTGTCATAGCTGCTAGAAATTAA